The sequence below is a genomic window from Brevibacillus agri.
GTACAGCCCGGCCGCCGGGAATTCTTTCGATCCAGCCTAGCTCAAACAAGCGGTTGGTCAGAGAAGCGCCGAGGCTGCCTGCGAGATGATGGCGGCGTTCGCTCCAGTCCAGGCATTGGCGGGCAAAGCGCCGTCTGCTTTTCGGGCGGGCGTCCACCTCGACGCCGAGTGATTGCAGCTTAACTTTGCCAGCTTCATTCAGCACAAAGTCTTGGCCGGATGCTTCCAAAAGCCGCAGCTCTATCATTTTTTGCGTCAGGGCGACGCCGACTTCTCCTGCGAGATGGTCATAGCACGTGCGCGCATAGCGCAACACCCGCAGTTGCTCGGACTCGCGCAACGAGCGCACAGGCACCGGGTTCGCAATCGTCAAAAGCGCCTCCATGGCGTGAGCGACCTCGGGGCTTGCCAGTCGGTAGTAGCGGTGTCTGCCATGGGATTCGCTTTGCAAAAGCCCCCCTTCGACCAGCTTGGCCAGATGGGTGCTGGCTGTTTGCGGGGTGATCCTGGCGAGGCGGGCAAGCTCGCTGGCCGGAAGCGCTTTGCCGCCCATCAGGCTGACCAGCATGGAGACGCGGGACGGCTCGCCGATCAGGGAGGTAATTTCCGCAATATTCGGGCTAGTGTTCATTTGGCGACACACTCCTTTCATTCATGATTCGATCATAAACGAAGTGTGTGTGCGAAGACAACGGCGAAAAAATGCCCGAGGCATTGGCTGCGCAATGATATTACACAACAGACGTATCGGCATCCTGCAATAATGTACTATATCGCCATTCATTTTAAGGTGTAAATTACATGAGAATCCTGAAAGGAGTTTTTCTCATGAATATTACATCTTTGCTAATTTACTGTTTTATTGTTACGTTTACACCAGGACCTACTAACATCGTCATATTGTCCACAGTGAATCATTTGGGGACAAAAAAGGCAATGGAATATACGTATGGAGCAACGATTGCTTTTGGAATCTTACTTGCTGTTTCTGGTACGTTGAATACGATGCTGGCGACGATCATCCCCAAAATTTTCATTATCATGCAGATAATCGGAACCATTTATATGTTCTATCTCGCTTACCAAATTTACAAAATGGATTCATCAGACCGAACTGTAAACCAGACCGGCCCCTTTCTGACCGGCTTCCTTATGCAGTTTTTAAATGTTTTTCCCAGCTATATCATGCCCTACTACAACGCTATGCCTGCGGTGACTCTCAGTGTGATCGCGATAACGATGATTACCTGGATTGTTTTCGGTACAATCTTCAGGCAGTTTTTACAGAAGCATAAAAAGACAGTGAATGTAATCATGGCGTTATTTTTGGTTTATGCTGCCATAATGATATGGGTGTAGGGAAGCGAAGGAAGAGGTGAACCGGGATGGACAAATTTATCTATAAAAAATCGGCAGGTATTACTGCCCTAGCGGCAAGTATTACGGAGTTTACGTATAAAAAGCATTCCCACAAGGAATATGCAATCGGTGTCACATTGCGGGGGATTCAACATTATACGTTGGATGGCAGTTTGCAATTATTGTATCAAAATGGTGTGATGCTTTTTCATCCGGAACAGGCGCATACCGGAATTTCACCATACCAGTACTTTCTTAATTGCAAGATAGAACGTGCCAAACAACTCATAGAAAAAAAGAGAGATATTTATTCAGCAGTCGCCGAATGTGGTTTTGTTGATTTGGCGCATGTAAATAAACACTTTAAAAGCGTGTATGGAACAACTGCCTTTGAATATTTGTCGCATGTGAATGGCGGAGGACGCAGGCCATGTAGATGATTGAGCGAAGTTATCTGGACGAGCGCGAATCAGTCGGCATTCGAAAATAAGGGAGGAGATTCCTGTGTCATTAAAAGTGGGAGAGGTTATCACGTTTGAACGAACTTTTACGGCAGAAGACGTGAAAGGGTTTACGAAAATTTCCGGTGATGAAGGAGTTCATCATGTTACCCCGGACGAACAGGGAAGGCTGGTCGTCCAAGGGTTATTAACTGCTACCTTGCCAACCAAAGTAGGGGGAGATTACAACGTACTCGCCCGCACGATGAATTTTGAGTTTATAAGGCCGGTATTTACGGGAGATACAATCATTTGTGAGGTCACCATTGAGCGATTTGAAAAGCAAGCGAATCGAACGGCTATTTGTGCATCCTTTTTATGTAAAAATCAGCATGAGAAAGAAGTTTTGAAAGGGAATTTTTCAGGCGTAATCTTGTAAACGGTGTCTGTTTTTTTAACAACGAAAGGCATTCACAGCGTCACAAAGCGTATGCAGGACCGGAAAACCGATCCAGCAGGAGGGGGGAAATGGGCATGAAAAAGGGAATGGAAGGAATGGCTCTGCTGGGGACGTTTTTCGTCCAGTACAAACATGTAGCCGCTCGCACCGGAGTCGATGTTCGGGTTGATCGTTCGTGTTCCGTCCGCTTGCTTCGGACCGAGGATGTGCTGCTTCACTTGCTCTTGTGCATCTTCTATGCTGATTTTGCCTGCGTCGACTTGTTTTTGCAGGACTTCGATCATCTCTATCGTCAGATGCACGTTGTTTTTCAGGATGCGCGAACCTAGTTCGCTCAGTCCAGCGCTGGCAGAGTTGTAGCCTTGAAAGCCGATGATAAGGCTGGGGATTGCCAGCAGCAGCAGACACATCATCACGAGCTTGGTACGCAATGATACGGATTGGGAATGCTGGACTGCTTTCATAAAACTGAAAAACTCACTGCTTCATAAGATTTCGGATGAATGAAACACCAAGATGATCTCGACGGGCCGACCATTTTTCATAGACGCACAGTAGGGAAAAAGATTCGTCTAGGTTTAGTCTAAAATACCTATGTATAGTTATCGACAAAAGCTAGAAATAGATTTAGTCTAATTCAGCAGAAAATTTTAAATTTTTCCGAACGATGTGTAGCAAGTCTGCCTGGCAATGTTCAGGAATGGAGAAAAGGCGATCTTGCAGTGTTTGCCAGCGAGTCGTGGTATGATAGAAGAGAGAGAACGAATTGGGATGGAGGCTGCGTGATGAAATTCATAGATAACCAAGGCATTACAGACCCCCGCATCAATCTGGCTATTGAGGAATACGCGCTGAAACATTTGCCCGCAAGCGAAGATTACTTGTTGTTTTACATAAATGAACCTTCGATCATCATCGGAAAAAATCAGAACACGATCGAAGAAATCAATGCCGCCTACGTCGAGGAAAACAACATCCACGTCGTGCGCAGGCTGTCTGGCGGCGGGGCCGTCTACCACGACCTCGGCAACCTCAACTTCAGCTTCATCACCAACGACGACGGCGAGTCTTTTCACAACTTCCGCAAATTCACCGAGCCGGTCGTCCAGGCGCTGAAAAAGCTGGGCGTCGAGGCGGAGCTGACCGGACGCAACGACATTCAGGTCGGAGAGCGGAAAATTTCCGGCAATGCGCAGTATTCGACCAAAGGCCGGATGTTCAGCCACGGCACGCTGCTGTTTGACTCCGAAATGGAAAACGTGGTGTCTGCCCTGAAAGTAAACGCCGCGAAAATCCAGTCGAAGGGCATCAAGTCCATTCGCAGCCGCGTCGCCAACATC
It includes:
- a CDS encoding cache domain-containing protein; the encoded protein is MKAVQHSQSVSLRTKLVMMCLLLLAIPSLIIGFQGYNSASAGLSELGSRILKNNVHLTIEMIEVLQKQVDAGKISIEDAQEQVKQHILGPKQADGTRTINPNIDSGASGYMFVLDEKRPQQSHSFHSLFHAHFPPPAGSVFRSCIRFVTL
- a CDS encoding LysE family translocator, translating into MNITSLLIYCFIVTFTPGPTNIVILSTVNHLGTKKAMEYTYGATIAFGILLAVSGTLNTMLATIIPKIFIIMQIIGTIYMFYLAYQIYKMDSSDRTVNQTGPFLTGFLMQFLNVFPSYIMPYYNAMPAVTLSVIAITMITWIVFGTIFRQFLQKHKKTVNVIMALFLVYAAIMIWV
- a CDS encoding ArsR/SmtB family transcription factor, with the protein product MNTSPNIAEITSLIGEPSRVSMLVSLMGGKALPASELARLARITPQTASTHLAKLVEGGLLQSESHGRHRYYRLASPEVAHAMEALLTIANPVPVRSLRESEQLRVLRYARTCYDHLAGEVGVALTQKMIELRLLEASGQDFVLNEAGKVKLQSLGVEVDARPKSRRRFARQCLDWSERRHHLAGSLGASLTNRLFELGWIERIPGGRAVRVTPDGAAGFLAEFGLEVKSGKERV
- a CDS encoding AraC family transcriptional regulator produces the protein MDKFIYKKSAGITALAASITEFTYKKHSHKEYAIGVTLRGIQHYTLDGSLQLLYQNGVMLFHPEQAHTGISPYQYFLNCKIERAKQLIEKKRDIYSAVAECGFVDLAHVNKHFKSVYGTTAFEYLSHVNGGGRRPCR
- a CDS encoding hotdog domain-containing protein, with amino-acid sequence MSLKVGEVITFERTFTAEDVKGFTKISGDEGVHHVTPDEQGRLVVQGLLTATLPTKVGGDYNVLARTMNFEFIRPVFTGDTIICEVTIERFEKQANRTAICASFLCKNQHEKEVLKGNFSGVIL
- a CDS encoding lipoate--protein ligase, which gives rise to MKFIDNQGITDPRINLAIEEYALKHLPASEDYLLFYINEPSIIIGKNQNTIEEINAAYVEENNIHVVRRLSGGGAVYHDLGNLNFSFITNDDGESFHNFRKFTEPVVQALKKLGVEAELTGRNDIQVGERKISGNAQYSTKGRMFSHGTLLFDSEMENVVSALKVNAAKIQSKGIKSIRSRVANISEFLPQPMTIEEFRLAILHSIFGEGQVEEYKLTDEDWAKIHELSKARYQSWDWNYGKSPKSNYRQTKRFENIGSIEVQLDIEKGKIKEAKIYGDFFGVRDVAELEELLRDTPYDRASVSERLAGVNLQEFFGNLDREAFVSLLIA